From one Treponema denticola genomic stretch:
- the fliD gene encoding flagellar filament capping protein FliD, whose product MSDLSIPGVNSTYEKLVEALMKKERIPRDREAEKLERLKLQDDSWRQVNKFSLEVRNAARDLYSFNNPFVEKIAESSNERSFTATASRGAKDQNVKLNIVQVAEADKFLSTEINNDLQIKKGKYTFKIGEKTISVNWKGGKYKGFIDLVNSKAKEILNISEIKITPDTKSLLFSSNITGAKNRLEFADDALPLAIEMGLIKKNDTSAIKTSVSSIETKPETSQKIDFSEAVRAKGQYVMELTVSIKEPSKEAVKKEEPGEKIYEQIGSIAYRGIVVQNEPSNDGLEKTKIEPNKVSGPKVDMNILALESTRGVLIPLPPLSENAETQTITIPLAEYGDVKALTINNNNSEKAVFIENIKIFDPKAAGDYVPVNPVSTAQDAIINFEGIQIKREKNDIDDLVPNVTIHAHESSEKQEKLTIKPDVEAVKNAIIELVAKYNRVFAQINILTQNKPEIIEELTYLSESEIEDAQKKLGLMYADSTLITLKSNLRQTINTAYKPANDSKIFMLAQLGISTKSDSSGGIDMSRLRGYLEIDEKKLDEALKNNMEEVKLFFGFDSDGDILIDSGLAHAMYEYINPYTQRGGIFGVKTDSLKIKMDSSKKRIENYDKKLAEKELALKKKYGIMDGTLKSLQKQSQTMKNFTDSLKKSNKDE is encoded by the coding sequence ATGTCCGATTTAAGTATACCGGGAGTCAATAGTACATACGAAAAGCTTGTTGAAGCTTTGATGAAAAAGGAAAGAATTCCTCGCGACAGAGAAGCCGAAAAACTCGAGCGTCTAAAATTGCAGGATGATTCCTGGAGACAAGTTAATAAATTTTCTCTTGAAGTACGGAATGCTGCAAGAGATCTATATTCTTTTAATAATCCCTTTGTAGAAAAAATAGCAGAATCCTCAAATGAAAGATCCTTTACCGCAACAGCTTCCAGAGGAGCCAAGGATCAAAACGTAAAGCTTAATATAGTTCAAGTTGCAGAAGCCGATAAATTTTTAAGCACTGAAATCAATAACGACCTTCAAATAAAAAAAGGAAAGTATACATTTAAAATAGGAGAAAAAACCATATCCGTAAACTGGAAGGGCGGAAAATATAAGGGTTTTATAGACCTTGTAAACTCCAAAGCAAAAGAAATTTTAAATATAAGCGAAATAAAAATAACCCCGGACACAAAGTCCTTACTCTTTTCATCCAATATAACAGGAGCAAAAAACAGATTGGAGTTTGCAGATGATGCCCTGCCCCTTGCCATTGAAATGGGGCTTATCAAAAAAAATGATACATCTGCCATAAAAACTTCAGTTTCCTCCATCGAAACTAAACCTGAAACCTCTCAAAAAATAGATTTTTCCGAAGCTGTAAGAGCCAAGGGGCAATATGTCATGGAGCTTACAGTTTCAATTAAGGAACCGTCAAAAGAAGCCGTAAAAAAAGAAGAACCGGGCGAAAAAATTTATGAGCAAATCGGCTCAATAGCATACAGAGGTATTGTGGTACAAAATGAACCTTCAAATGACGGCCTTGAAAAAACTAAAATAGAACCTAATAAAGTATCAGGTCCAAAGGTTGATATGAATATTTTAGCCTTAGAATCAACAAGAGGAGTACTTATTCCCCTGCCCCCTCTTTCGGAAAATGCCGAAACCCAGACAATTACGATTCCCTTGGCCGAATACGGAGACGTAAAGGCTCTTACAATAAACAATAATAATTCCGAAAAGGCTGTTTTTATCGAAAATATTAAAATATTTGATCCTAAGGCGGCCGGAGACTATGTTCCTGTAAACCCTGTTTCAACAGCACAGGATGCCATAATCAATTTTGAGGGCATTCAAATTAAAAGAGAAAAAAACGATATTGACGATTTAGTGCCTAACGTAACCATTCATGCTCATGAGTCTTCGGAAAAGCAGGAAAAACTTACCATAAAACCGGATGTAGAAGCCGTCAAAAATGCGATTATTGAATTGGTAGCCAAATATAATCGTGTTTTTGCTCAAATAAACATACTAACACAAAATAAGCCCGAAATCATAGAAGAGCTGACATATCTTTCAGAATCCGAAATTGAAGATGCTCAAAAAAAATTGGGGCTTATGTATGCTGATTCTACTCTAATAACATTAAAATCCAATTTAAGACAAACAATAAATACCGCCTATAAGCCTGCAAATGATTCCAAAATCTTTATGCTCGCTCAACTTGGTATTTCCACAAAATCCGATTCTTCGGGCGGCATAGACATGTCGCGCCTTCGCGGATATCTTGAAATCGACGAAAAAAAACTTGATGAAGCCTTAAAAAACAATATGGAAGAGGTAAAACTTTTTTTCGGTTTTGATTCTGACGGAGATATTTTAATAGATTCAGGCCTTGCCCATGCAATGTATGAATACATTAACCCTTACACACAAAGGGGCGGCATTTTCGGCGTAAAAACCGACTCTTTAAAAATAAAGATGGATTCTTCCAAAAAAAGAATAGAAAACTATGACAAAAAACTTGCCGAAAAAGAACTGGCGCTTAAAAAGAAATACGGAATAATGGACGGAACTTTAAAAAGTTTACAAAAACAATCCCAGACGATGAAGAATTTTACGGATTCTCTTAAAAAAAGTAATAAGGATGAATAA
- the tsaE gene encoding tRNA (adenosine(37)-N6)-threonylcarbamoyltransferase complex ATPase subunit type 1 TsaE: MEFTVKTEEDTINFGKKIGEKLKKGDVLALDGSLAAGKTYLTKGIAQGLDIEEDITSPTFTLISEYSGRLHLYHMDVYRLEGVEDFLDLGTEEMLYGDGVCVIEWSKKVKQALPKNTIYIDIMVNDDNSRKIIINNEDFCEAL; encoded by the coding sequence ATGGAATTTACAGTAAAAACCGAAGAAGATACTATTAATTTCGGAAAAAAAATAGGAGAAAAATTAAAAAAAGGAGATGTACTAGCCCTTGACGGTTCTTTAGCAGCAGGAAAAACCTATCTGACAAAGGGTATTGCCCAAGGCTTGGATATTGAAGAAGATATTACAAGCCCTACTTTTACCCTAATATCGGAATACTCAGGCCGTTTACATCTATATCATATGGATGTATACAGACTTGAAGGAGTTGAGGATTTTTTGGACCTTGGTACTGAAGAAATGTTATATGGAGATGGAGTTTGCGTGATTGAATGGAGTAAAAAGGTAAAACAAGCATTACCCAAAAACACTATTTATATCGACATAATGGTAAATGATGATAATTCCAGAAAAATTATCATCAATAACGAAGACTTTTGTGAGGCTTTATGA
- the tsaB gene encoding tRNA (adenosine(37)-N6)-threonylcarbamoyltransferase complex dimerization subunit type 1 TsaB yields MNIICIDTSFSSVAITAQGNNGTVTSVFTPAKARHSAILIPAIEAALKQAGFSINETDVLVCPQGPGGFTGLRLAYSTAKAIQLQTNARFFCVSILEAFCSKYGNKNQFLSVIDAKRDCFYVQAFENKKPISEALDISAEDALKLIDKNKKTIICGYGTDKFSKEAGAAIESHNITLIEADKDTFSKTLLDCFLTNKNCKKVEDHEGPVYIRKSDAEH; encoded by the coding sequence ATGAACATAATTTGTATCGATACAAGTTTTTCCTCTGTTGCAATAACGGCTCAAGGAAATAACGGTACGGTTACATCCGTTTTTACGCCGGCTAAAGCCAGACATTCTGCCATCCTGATTCCTGCAATAGAAGCCGCCCTAAAACAGGCAGGTTTTTCTATAAACGAAACAGATGTTTTAGTATGTCCTCAGGGACCTGGAGGTTTTACCGGTTTAAGGCTTGCTTACTCAACAGCAAAAGCGATTCAGCTGCAAACTAATGCTCGGTTTTTTTGTGTTTCTATTTTGGAGGCTTTTTGTTCTAAATATGGCAATAAAAATCAATTTTTATCGGTTATTGATGCAAAAAGAGACTGCTTTTATGTACAGGCATTTGAAAACAAAAAGCCGATCTCGGAAGCTCTTGATATAAGTGCTGAAGATGCACTTAAACTGATTGATAAAAACAAAAAAACTATTATTTGCGGCTATGGGACTGACAAATTTAGTAAAGAAGCCGGAGCAGCTATTGAGTCACATAATATTACCTTGATAGAAGCAGACAAAGACACATTTTCAAAAACTTTACTTGATTGTTTTCTTACAAACAAAAATTGTAAAAAAGTTGAAGATCATGAGGGCCCTGTATATATAAGGAAGAGCGATGCAGAGCATTAG
- a CDS encoding HD-GYP domain-containing protein: MKKRKNKNKSKIKINEKDFLTLDEIEMLDEIEEELEEMQENLYQDDQDSPINFKNTEIKTEVLKTAVDLLATPTVCSMLLDKNFLILYISDAVNHLFEGYHNIEKKPFFNIFGSTLEKSALDDLLAKLKSPNRGYSWSGVLRHKTRYRKTMYTKTNIFPLFDNNTLNGYWVMFEDISNSYLSQYKGMMESLLNASKLKDNDTGFHNERLNYYSKTLAEALFKENLFPQIDADFIDNISSLAAIHDIGKIGTPDYILQKKGALNDVEWAVMREHTINGTLILANYPIHMAKEITLSHHERWDGKGYPYKLAGEMIPLSARIVAIADVYDALRMRRSYKEEISHKESIEHIINGAGSHFDPTIIEVFKTIDKEFSYIWEQNKDQNQAV; this comes from the coding sequence ATGAAAAAAAGAAAAAACAAAAATAAATCTAAAATAAAGATTAATGAAAAAGACTTTCTAACCCTCGATGAAATAGAAATGCTTGATGAAATAGAAGAGGAATTAGAAGAAATGCAGGAAAACCTTTATCAAGACGATCAAGACAGTCCTATAAATTTTAAAAATACTGAAATTAAAACTGAGGTTTTAAAAACAGCTGTAGACTTACTTGCTACACCTACTGTTTGCTCAATGCTTTTGGATAAAAATTTTTTGATATTATACATAAGCGATGCTGTAAACCATCTTTTTGAAGGTTATCACAATATAGAAAAAAAACCGTTTTTTAATATATTCGGCAGCACTCTTGAAAAATCCGCCCTCGACGACCTTTTAGCAAAATTAAAAAGCCCTAATAGAGGCTACTCATGGTCAGGAGTTTTAAGGCATAAGACAAGATACCGTAAAACTATGTATACAAAAACAAACATATTCCCTTTATTTGATAATAATACTCTCAACGGATACTGGGTTATGTTTGAAGATATAAGCAATTCTTATTTAAGTCAGTATAAGGGTATGATGGAAAGTCTCTTAAATGCATCAAAATTAAAAGATAACGATACGGGCTTTCATAATGAAAGACTTAATTATTATTCAAAAACTCTTGCAGAAGCCTTGTTTAAGGAGAATTTATTTCCTCAAATAGATGCAGATTTTATAGATAATATTTCTTCTCTTGCAGCCATCCACGATATAGGAAAAATAGGAACTCCCGATTATATTCTACAAAAAAAAGGGGCGCTTAATGATGTAGAATGGGCAGTTATGAGAGAACATACTATTAACGGAACTCTTATCCTTGCAAACTATCCTATTCATATGGCAAAAGAAATTACTCTTAGCCATCATGAGCGCTGGGACGGAAAAGGCTATCCTTATAAGCTTGCAGGTGAAATGATTCCCTTATCGGCACGTATAGTGGCTATAGCCGATGTTTACGATGCGCTTAGAATGAGAAGATCCTATAAAGAAGAAATATCTCATAAAGAAAGTATCGAGCATATTATAAATGGAGCAGGATCCCATTTTGACCCTACCATAATTGAAGTCTTCAAAACCATAGATAAAGAATTTAGTTATATATGGGAACAAAATAAGGACCAAAATCAGGCCGTATAA
- the hemW gene encoding radical SAM family heme chaperone HemW: MKKAGLYIHIPFCLQKCNYCDFFSVRAGRFKNILSGHLSPFILRLAEDIKIQADKYSINEWDTVYIGGGTPSLLSPEDIYFLSSQIPAAQKNPHREFTVEINPEDLTKEFLSAAVSGGINRFSVGIQSLNDEVLSACKRRGCRKMSLSALELLRSQKGLNLSCDLIAGLNKQTLSILKDDIQTLLHFRPEHFSLYALCSNTNLTPEKDDDIADLWSYGKDILEKNSYNKYEVSNFSYKNLYKSIHNEKYWRLQDYIGVGPGAFGSIFFDKEVLPAQANACGVHAKALRFSAIKNIEKWMTLNNRDEVYEYETIGEKEFIEEAFMMGLRLTEGIDRSFFKSRFGKDISVFAGKTISKWLDRNEAVLTEKRFYLTERGFLYLNLFLQELFQEIDMLF, from the coding sequence ATGAAAAAGGCCGGCCTTTATATACACATACCTTTTTGTCTCCAAAAATGTAATTATTGCGATTTTTTTTCGGTTCGTGCCGGCCGGTTTAAGAACATCTTATCAGGTCATTTAAGTCCATTCATTTTAAGATTGGCTGAAGATATAAAAATACAAGCGGATAAGTATTCCATAAACGAATGGGATACCGTCTATATAGGAGGCGGAACACCGTCTCTTCTATCCCCCGAAGACATCTACTTTCTTTCATCTCAAATACCTGCTGCTCAAAAAAATCCTCATAGAGAATTTACCGTCGAAATTAATCCCGAAGATTTAACTAAAGAATTTTTATCCGCTGCAGTTAGCGGAGGAATTAATAGGTTTTCTGTAGGAATTCAATCTCTTAATGATGAGGTTTTAAGTGCCTGTAAGAGGAGGGGATGTAGAAAAATGAGCCTTTCGGCCCTTGAGCTTTTACGCAGCCAAAAAGGTCTAAACCTTTCTTGTGATCTAATTGCAGGACTAAATAAGCAGACCTTAAGCATTTTAAAAGATGATATCCAAACCTTATTACATTTTAGACCGGAGCATTTTTCACTATACGCCCTCTGTTCAAATACAAATTTAACGCCTGAAAAAGATGATGACATAGCCGACTTATGGAGCTATGGTAAGGATATTTTGGAGAAAAATAGCTATAATAAGTATGAAGTGTCTAATTTTTCATACAAAAACTTATACAAAAGTATACATAATGAGAAATATTGGAGATTGCAAGACTATATAGGGGTAGGTCCGGGAGCTTTCGGTTCAATTTTTTTTGATAAAGAAGTTTTACCTGCTCAGGCAAATGCTTGTGGTGTACATGCTAAAGCATTGAGATTTTCAGCAATTAAAAATATAGAAAAATGGATGACCTTGAACAATAGGGATGAGGTGTATGAGTACGAAACCATAGGAGAAAAAGAATTTATTGAAGAAGCTTTTATGATGGGCTTAAGACTTACCGAGGGAATTGACAGGTCTTTTTTTAAATCGAGGTTTGGTAAGGATATTTCGGTATTTGCAGGAAAAACCATTTCAAAATGGCTGGATAGAAACGAGGCCGTTTTGACGGAAAAAAGATTTTATTTAACAGAAAGAGGATTTCTTTACTTGAATTTATTTTTACAGGAACTATTTCAAGAAATTGATATGCTGTTTTAA
- the lepB gene encoding signal peptidase I, producing the protein MTAKYRNFSYTAKKEYRNKVLFIIFLVLFAFFSYILITSYLLKTYRLQTDTMLPEISIGDMILVTPIYTPVSAKRGDLVVIDDTLSQNKSFFKSAVNTLAGFFTFQLVRPFDLQSEDSYSIRRIVGLPGDTLYMENFVLHIKTKNSSHFLTEFELAQKNYDIEIKDLPAHWDSSLPFSGSYPETVLKEGEYFVLCDNRIITDDSRLWGAVEGDKKICGKIILKYWPFKEFKSY; encoded by the coding sequence ATGACTGCAAAATATCGAAATTTTTCATATACGGCAAAGAAGGAATACCGAAACAAGGTTTTGTTTATTATTTTTTTAGTGCTTTTTGCCTTTTTTTCATATATACTCATAACATCATATTTGTTAAAAACTTATAGATTACAGACCGACACTATGCTTCCTGAAATTTCTATAGGAGATATGATTTTAGTGACTCCTATCTATACTCCGGTTTCAGCTAAACGCGGTGACTTGGTTGTCATAGATGATACATTATCGCAAAATAAGTCTTTTTTTAAATCGGCTGTAAATACCCTTGCGGGCTTTTTTACATTTCAGCTTGTAAGGCCCTTTGATTTGCAGAGTGAAGACTCTTATTCCATACGAAGAATTGTAGGCTTGCCCGGAGATACCCTGTATATGGAAAATTTTGTATTGCATATAAAAACCAAGAATTCAAGTCATTTTTTGACCGAATTTGAATTGGCTCAAAAAAATTATGATATTGAAATTAAGGATCTGCCGGCTCATTGGGATTCATCCTTACCTTTTTCGGGATCATATCCGGAGACGGTTCTAAAAGAAGGCGAATATTTTGTATTATGCGATAATAGGATAATCACTGATGATTCCCGTCTTTGGGGAGCTGTTGAAGGGGATAAAAAAATATGCGGCAAAATTATCCTAAAGTATTGGCCGTTTAAAGAATTTAAATCCTATTAA
- the smpB gene encoding SsrA-binding protein SmpB, with protein MEKTPVKIIAKNKKAFFNYTVEEKIECGLVLKGTEVKSLREGRISFPDAFAEIKDNEVWVKNFHISEYIYSSVFNHDPERPKKLLLKKDEIKRLKRKVEEKGYTLVPLEFYFKNGIVKVLLGVCKGKKTFDKRADIKDRDIKRDMQREIKVRGK; from the coding sequence ATGGAGAAAACACCTGTAAAAATCATAGCAAAAAACAAAAAGGCTTTTTTTAATTATACCGTTGAAGAAAAAATAGAATGCGGCCTAGTCTTAAAGGGTACGGAAGTCAAATCTCTCAGAGAAGGAAGGATATCTTTTCCCGATGCCTTTGCCGAAATTAAAGATAATGAAGTATGGGTTAAAAATTTTCATATTTCGGAGTATATTTACTCTTCCGTCTTTAATCATGATCCGGAAAGACCTAAAAAACTCCTTTTAAAAAAGGATGAAATAAAAAGATTAAAACGAAAGGTTGAGGAAAAAGGTTATACCCTTGTCCCCTTGGAATTTTACTTTAAAAACGGTATCGTTAAGGTACTCTTAGGTGTTTGTAAGGGTAAAAAGACCTTTGATAAACGTGCAGACATAAAAGATAGAGACATAAAAAGAGATATGCAAAGGGAAATAAAAGTAAGGGGTAAATAA
- a CDS encoding TP0183 family DNA metabolism protein yields MKIKKSYGFVIFLLLMMSIPIVRSGSMLYASPTVGVFKLESKNITEQTTATISNAIFSFVKELKKYDIVDMRSTPVTETDAQQRFDYVFAGKITGLENGIQLELMLKNSSDKITRRISKIYQSVNLILLDSRVLVSDIFDKSVNLSVTYNLEDSDPRNDSDVEEVKNIDILSGSWHGEEGLERVELMRGGRGIALLSSGITILLQVRVHEGYLTISQSGKPMPRQFINLPDEIAKKAAEMGKTPSWKFLVSTDNKILVGEKTDIEIVYHGNTLVSVNEVIKKVRWIKN; encoded by the coding sequence ATGAAGATAAAAAAGTCTTACGGATTTGTAATATTTTTGCTTTTAATGATGTCTATACCGATTGTCAGATCCGGAAGCATGTTGTATGCATCTCCTACTGTAGGTGTTTTTAAACTTGAATCTAAAAATATAACTGAACAAACAACAGCAACAATCAGTAATGCTATTTTCAGCTTTGTAAAAGAATTAAAAAAATACGATATTGTAGATATGCGCTCTACTCCTGTTACCGAAACCGATGCTCAACAGCGCTTCGATTATGTTTTTGCAGGTAAAATCACAGGACTGGAAAACGGTATACAGCTTGAACTCATGTTGAAAAATTCGTCGGATAAGATCACAAGGCGGATATCTAAAATTTATCAAAGCGTTAATTTAATCCTATTGGATTCGCGGGTCCTTGTATCGGATATTTTTGATAAGTCGGTTAATTTATCGGTTACCTATAATTTGGAGGACTCAGATCCTAGGAATGATTCAGATGTAGAAGAGGTAAAAAATATCGACATACTTTCAGGCTCATGGCATGGAGAAGAAGGGCTTGAAAGAGTTGAACTTATGAGAGGAGGAAGGGGAATAGCCCTCCTTTCGAGCGGAATAACTATTTTACTTCAAGTAAGAGTACATGAAGGTTATTTAACAATAAGTCAGTCGGGAAAGCCCATGCCAAGACAATTTATCAATTTACCTGATGAAATAGCCAAAAAAGCTGCAGAGATGGGAAAAACCCCCTCATGGAAGTTTCTGGTTTCTACCGACAATAAGATTTTAGTCGGAGAAAAAACAGATATCGAAATAGTCTATCACGGAAATACCCTTGTTTCGGTAAATGAAGTTATAAAAAAAGTACGCTGGATAAAAAACTAA
- a CDS encoding L-threonylcarbamoyladenylate synthase, with translation MVILKKDPKSLEIAASVLKKGEIIIVPTDTVYGFSGIMPFTKEKIIKIKKRGAEKSFISLIEKPQDIYKYTDTPIPEILLKLWPAPLSIIVRDKEGRGTSAFRCPDDIWLRNLIGKTGFPIYSTSVNYSGEPVLSDIRDIISEFEDKVSLIVDGGEQKGLSSTIVSLTDKEPCIIRQGALKISF, from the coding sequence ATGGTTATTTTAAAAAAAGATCCTAAATCTTTAGAAATAGCAGCTTCTGTCTTAAAAAAAGGCGAAATTATAATAGTTCCTACCGATACCGTTTACGGTTTTTCGGGTATAATGCCTTTTACAAAAGAAAAAATCATTAAAATCAAAAAAAGAGGGGCTGAAAAGAGTTTTATCAGTCTCATTGAAAAACCTCAAGATATTTATAAATATACGGATACTCCTATTCCTGAAATCTTATTAAAGCTATGGCCGGCTCCTTTGAGCATAATAGTAAGGGATAAGGAGGGCAGGGGAACCTCGGCTTTTAGATGCCCTGATGATATCTGGCTTAGAAATTTAATAGGAAAGACCGGTTTTCCGATTTATTCTACAAGTGTAAACTATTCGGGAGAGCCTGTTTTAAGTGATATTAGGGATATAATAAGCGAGTTTGAAGATAAGGTTTCGTTGATAGTTGACGGAGGAGAGCAAAAAGGCTTATCGTCCACGATTGTAAGCTTAACCGATAAGGAGCCTTGTATAATCAGGCAGGGTGCCTTAAAAATAAGTTTTTAG
- a CDS encoding septum formation initiator family protein, giving the protein MKIYFKVLIPIFITVFAYTVLTVFLGPKGIYAQHFIEGQRDILVNHVRSLRQTGEDLDSLIRNLTYDPETIAIYAHELGYIYDNEGIIKLVNFNSGFGKSLNPGTILKIETPYFLSDYICKTIAASLGIIVIIFQMLAVRKDGYFKKRS; this is encoded by the coding sequence ATGAAAATCTATTTTAAAGTGCTTATTCCCATTTTTATTACTGTTTTTGCTTACACTGTTTTGACCGTGTTTTTAGGTCCTAAGGGAATATATGCGCAGCATTTTATAGAAGGTCAGAGGGATATTCTTGTAAACCATGTCCGTTCTCTTAGGCAAACCGGAGAAGATTTAGACAGTCTGATAAGAAATTTAACCTATGATCCTGAAACAATTGCTATTTATGCCCATGAACTGGGTTATATATATGATAATGAGGGAATAATTAAACTTGTGAACTTTAATTCCGGATTTGGAAAGAGCTTAAATCCGGGAACAATCTTAAAAATTGAAACTCCGTATTTTCTTTCAGATTACATATGCAAAACAATAGCTGCATCTTTAGGTATAATTGTTATCATTTTTCAGATGTTGGCGGTAAGAAAAGATGGTTATTTTAAAAAAAGATCCTAA
- a CDS encoding 6-hydroxymethylpterin diphosphokinase MptE-like protein: protein MIKQVKLHSSYNPQKEAERFSDTLQGNPKIIVITEPGESYLASALHKKFPKTKLMAMRYTDNYFLESDKFWDKVWRPASGNPSFFLVNNIPDEFLSSTLFLPWKPAENVWPDSASWVWKEISEAVKIIQSLIATRSFFGKRWLKNMGDNFIFTENPVKLYFLGEKNIENKKPSFFAGAGPSLDEVLDNYSNNINEMFNMAAASALPAVLNRNIKLDLCISTDGGFWAANHLKYLKDEKFKETALAFPLEAKIPYHILKNNNCLFLSYGSSLETLFFTSLGITPIPAKRNGTVSGTAIDLLLDKTGGKIFIAGLDLKESKGFSHCSPHESQIQKEIKANRLDTLSNFAAISNFDLRSLKTYEKWFSRIPVPRAERLFRIGKGLPPLGNIKSIDGEDFKAQVIAQENTNKKNIQVRQLEHKTLKEKKGLLSEIYRNIKEEIKNKTFFDKIKISAKEKELSSPEKELCEFISFQNYMTFLKEKDTPNEAEIKLKLEDEISSFLENQIIRLKP, encoded by the coding sequence ATGATAAAACAAGTTAAATTACACTCTTCATATAACCCTCAAAAAGAAGCCGAAAGGTTTTCCGATACACTACAGGGAAATCCTAAAATTATCGTTATTACGGAACCCGGAGAATCCTATCTTGCGTCAGCTTTACATAAAAAATTTCCTAAAACTAAATTGATGGCCATGAGGTATACGGACAATTATTTTTTGGAGTCGGATAAATTCTGGGACAAGGTTTGGAGACCGGCTTCAGGAAATCCGTCTTTTTTTTTGGTCAATAATATTCCGGATGAATTTTTATCGTCTACCTTGTTTTTGCCTTGGAAGCCGGCGGAAAATGTTTGGCCTGATTCGGCTTCTTGGGTATGGAAAGAAATATCCGAAGCCGTAAAAATAATACAGAGCCTGATAGCGACAAGAAGTTTTTTTGGAAAAAGATGGCTTAAAAATATGGGCGATAATTTTATCTTTACCGAAAATCCCGTCAAGCTCTATTTTTTGGGTGAAAAAAATATTGAAAATAAAAAGCCTTCTTTTTTTGCAGGGGCAGGCCCTAGTTTAGATGAGGTCTTGGATAATTATTCTAACAATATAAACGAAATGTTTAACATGGCTGCTGCTTCAGCCCTGCCGGCAGTCTTAAACCGAAATATAAAGCTTGATCTATGTATATCGACTGACGGGGGATTTTGGGCGGCAAATCATTTAAAGTACTTAAAGGATGAAAAATTTAAAGAGACTGCCCTAGCCTTCCCATTGGAAGCAAAAATTCCTTATCATATTCTAAAAAACAATAATTGTCTTTTTTTAAGCTACGGCTCAAGCCTTGAAACTCTTTTTTTTACAAGTTTAGGTATTACTCCAATTCCGGCAAAAAGAAACGGCACGGTGTCCGGCACGGCAATAGACCTTCTCTTAGACAAGACCGGAGGAAAAATCTTTATTGCAGGCTTGGATTTAAAGGAATCAAAGGGTTTTTCCCATTGTTCTCCACATGAAAGTCAAATACAAAAAGAAATTAAAGCAAACCGTTTAGATACGCTATCCAATTTTGCAGCTATATCGAATTTTGATCTGCGCTCCTTAAAGACTTACGAAAAATGGTTTAGCCGAATACCCGTGCCGCGGGCTGAGAGGCTTTTTAGGATAGGAAAAGGCCTTCCGCCTTTAGGGAATATAAAATCAATAGACGGAGAAGATTTTAAAGCTCAAGTAATAGCTCAAGAAAACACAAATAAAAAGAACATTCAGGTAAGACAACTAGAACACAAAACTCTAAAAGAAAAAAAAGGCCTGCTCTCAGAAATTTACCGAAATATAAAAGAGGAAATAAAAAACAAGACTTTTTTTGATAAAATAAAAATAAGTGCAAAAGAAAAAGAATTAAGCAGTCCTGAAAAAGAATTATGTGAATTTATTTCTTTTCAAAATTATATGACCTTTTTAAAAGAAAAAGATACTCCCAATGAAGCGGAAATTAAACTAAAACTTGAAGATGAAATAAGTTCCTTTTTAGAAAATCAAATTATAAGGCTTAAACCATGA